A region from the Aegilops tauschii subsp. strangulata cultivar AL8/78 chromosome 5, Aet v6.0, whole genome shotgun sequence genome encodes:
- the LOC109741377 gene encoding uncharacterized protein: MASADLLRREEEFYESLFDSAKGDAAAAKTRGQMIERKIEALEDMATKVSNRRSRRWLNDRLLIELVPRLHVEEIKGLFAPPPFGEEAPLSAFCRTSVGEWDAFRSIDMDVEERFMQRMKQSSTKQKNLVNEDESIVLNAWRRIDCQTREAMKRNFLPELLEIYEERIRAFIEDTTDKDVLVLNVQDPFQRLLLHGVCEFYNVTSTTTGTLQDGKPWKTTTIKKRSGTGVAPMITLVSFLRTKKNGPHVAS; this comes from the exons ATGGCGAGCGCGGATCTGCTGCGGAGGGAGGAGGAGTTCTACGAGTCCCTGTTCGATTCCGCCAAAG GCGATGCCGCTGCCGCCAAGACGCGTGGGCAGATGATCGAGAGGAAGATTGAAGCCCTGGAGGACATGGCAACCAAG GTTAGTAACCGGAGGTCTCGCAGATGGTTGAATGATCGCTTGCTGATTGAGCTCGTCCCTCGTCTTCATGTTGAAGAAATCAAAGGCCTCTTTGCCCCTCCGCCATTTG GTGAGGAAGCACCACTGTCAGCATTTTGCAGGACAAGTGTTGGTGAGTGGGATGCCTTCAGGAGCATTGACATGGACGTTGAG GAAAGATTTATGCAACGGATGAAACAATCATCAACTAAGCAGAAGAATCTTGTGAATGAAGATGAGTCAATTGTGCTGAATGCTTGGCGTCGTATAGATTGCCAAACAAGAGAAGCTATGAAGAGAAACTTCCTACCTGAACTGCTTGAAATATATGAG GAACGGATCAGGGCCTTCATTGAAGACACCACTGATAAAGATGTGCTTGTGTTGAATGTCCAGGACCCATTTCAGAGGTTGCTATTACATGGTGTGTGCGAG TTCTACAACGTAACGTCTACAACCACGGGTACTTTGCAAGATGGAAAGCCGTGGAAGACAACAACAATCAAGAAGCGTTCAGGGACGGGTGTTGCCCCCATGATCACATTGGTTAGTTTCCTGAGAACAAAGAAGAATGGGCCTCACGTTGCCTCGTGA